A window of bacterium genomic DNA:
CGGAAGAGCAGTTGTTAACGTTTCAACGACTGCCACAGGATTAGACACGGCGACCGGGCTTGTCAACCGTGCTTGCACGCACGCCCGCGGACCACATAATGTTGCTGCGCAGCAGCGCCCGGGGATCCGGCACTTCAGGTAAGGTAGAACGCATGATTGTATTTCTCAACGGAAAGTATTGCGCTGCCGGCGAGGCGCGGGTCTCCCTGTTCGACGGCGGCTATCTCTACGGTGACGGCATGTTCGAGACCATACGGCTGTACGTCGGCCGCCCCTTCGACCTCGCCGGACACCTCGCCAGGATGTCCAGCAACCTCGAGACCCTGGGCTACGCCTACCGTCCGTCGCCGCCGGTGATCGGGGACGTGATCGCGGAACTGGTGCGGCGCAACGGCCTGGAATCCCGCGACGCCCGCTGCCGCCTCACGGTCAGCCGTGGTGGCGGACCCGGCGATCCCCTGCCGCTGAGCGGCCACGGCGCGTTGCCGCCCACGGTCTCGATCTTCCTGCAGCCCCTCGATCCCGTCCTGGCGCTCTGGCAGCGGGACGGCATCTCCGTGCTGTCGATGCGCGCGGGTTTCTCGCGAGGCGATTTCCCCCACCTGAAGACCCTGAACTACCTGACCACGGTGACGGCCCTGCGCCTGGCCCACGCGGCCGGTTGCCAGGAAGCCCTGCTCGTCGATGGGGAGAATCGGGTTCTCGAAGGCGCCACGAGCAATGTTTTCCTCGTCAGAACCGGGTCGCTGTACACGCCGCCGCTGGCGCTGGGGCTCCTCGCCGGCCGGACCCGCGACATGATCCTGGCCCTGGCAGCCGCGGGCGGCATCGCCAGCCACGAGGCCCCCTTGTCCATAGCGGACCTGTGCGAAGCCGACGAGGCTTTCCTCTGCGGTTCGGTCAAGGAGATCGTGCCTATCGTCGCGGTGGACGGTTCCCCCGTGGGTGACGGGATGCCGGGGCCCGTCACGCGGTACCTGCTAAGAGAATACCGCCGAGGAGTCATGGACTCTCTCGGCGGTATCTGAGCGCCGGGGGCCGGTCAATATTCGATGGCGTTGTAATCGATCTTGCCGTCGAGAACGTTGCGGATGCGGCTCTGGGGCAGATCCTCGCCAGACCGCTCGGGCGGCGGCGCGTCGAGTGCGATCTGGTCCTTGATAGAGTCCAGGTCGATGTACTCGTCCGATGCGGCGATGAGATC
This region includes:
- a CDS encoding aminotransferase class IV, with the translated sequence MIVFLNGKYCAAGEARVSLFDGGYLYGDGMFETIRLYVGRPFDLAGHLARMSSNLETLGYAYRPSPPVIGDVIAELVRRNGLESRDARCRLTVSRGGGPGDPLPLSGHGALPPTVSIFLQPLDPVLALWQRDGISVLSMRAGFSRGDFPHLKTLNYLTTVTALRLAHAAGCQEALLVDGENRVLEGATSNVFLVRTGSLYTPPLALGLLAGRTRDMILALAAAGGIASHEAPLSIADLCEADEAFLCGSVKEIVPIVAVDGSPVGDGMPGPVTRYLLREYRRGVMDSLGGI